The genomic DNA TGGCTAAGGGCACTGTACACGTACCAACctgattttattatataatctgAACACGTGATTCAAGGTCTGTCACGTTGCAAGGTGACGAGGCGATCTAGTTTAGATAGGCAGAGTACGGATGTCTCATTATATGTTTTTACAATAAGCATGCGATTTACAATAGTAGTAAGTATATACGTACATCTTGTGTGTTGCTTTATTAAATAGTAAATCATTTCAATGTGTATATGTACATCTTGGGTCCGCATTCGCATTATTTTGTCCTGTAGTTAATTAACTTTTATAGATTGGAAATTTTAATctgtattattatatatagtaaaatgaaCTACCCTTCACATTAATTAAATAGGGTCGTATTAAATAGGATCAAAAGAGTCAATTatgtttatttaataatattaattaccCTCAATAATAAATATCATTTATAAATGTAATTCAAAAGATTATATTATGATATCCTCCCAAAAGAGACTTATATGTAAATGACAAATTCTTATAGATGCAATAAATAAGTATCAAAATGAATATTAAATAAGatctattaaaattttgaattaattaaataaaattggaaaagaagaatttcTAATCAcaccaaataaaatttttattaaactaaatatatgtgataatgcactaattaaaataaattaatcagtGATTAATACAAaggattttcaaaaaatttaacataAGAAACTAATTTACACATTATGGTcatataaaaagttaaaaaaaattgaaagtaaggacataaaaatatattttttcaaaataaaacttataaaattataattgtatacaTCCAGTTATTGAATTTGCATAATGAtaacaattaaataaacattTAATACACTTTAATAAGAGAATTTTCACTAAACTATTTCAATAAAACTAATATATTAGGAtcattattcaaattttttttgttaatgttgaaaattttaaaaaaatgaaaaaaaagtactaTTAAAAACGAACCCATACAACACGCGGTTGACTAATTACTACAATATACTTACTAGTAAAGACATATTTACACGTGTTTTCTACAATTCGAggaaatttcttcattttcttttcctttcttttttcttttttttttccctgcgAACGAGGAAATTTGTCATGACATAGGGAGCGTCCCCATATGTGATTGTGTGTGGAGAATCGATATATTCtgcctcggggaagaagagGGTGAGGTTGGTTGGTGGCCTTCTCTTGGCCCCGATCGAGTAGCCATaaccccacatgtttttgattCCACTCTTcttcatatttttaatattgggTTGGGTTGGAGCCTCTTTGAtaatcaataataaattaggAACGAGGTCGGGCATTGCAcgaatatattaaaaaaatattaaaattcaaatttttcaacatttatgaagaaatttttaaaatttatttgagagCCTTTTTCTAGGagtattttcaatatttatgtGGGactaagaatttttcttttttatttttaagaagACATTTACTATTTCTTTGCGAATcgagaattatttttttattttcgtggtaataattaattataatcatTATGACCAAATATTGAAGGAATCACTCAACCATGAACTGAtggtataaaaaaaaattggtgtGGCGCTTTTTCATTGCGTTTGTtggtttttatttatatattattatacaaTAGGTAATTGATAATTGGTGAGTCAACCCCatcatacatgtatatatatatatatatgtatgaatgtATAAGAAATATGCCATTGgcctatatatttaattaatgttCAAAGATCGTTGATTCCTACACATTTTTCTCGTGGTGCGTTTCGCAATCGTGCTAACTCATGAATATGCATGTTATACCACGTGTATGGGTCGAAATCACGAGGTTTCATTGCTCATGCAATTGAGCAAAAGTCGTACTTCGGTAGGTGCCTGATCGTCGTGTGAGTGTGTAATACTACATTTGCATTTCAGAATCTCAAAGTTTATTCAGTCCATGTAACTAAGCTCAAGAGCACCTCAGTAGATgttacaattaattatttattatttgactgATTTAGTTCATATGAGAATTCGAGGAATGATAGGAATGATATGAAAGGATCActtgttttcttttaaaagtacgactttaatttgttaatattctGAATCTGCAATATTATTTTTACCATAttatatttatccttgattttttACCCATTTAATGACTATTAATTTGCGAATTCATCTTACAGTTATTATTTTAGATAAGTTATGTTTATTTACTCACTTCGTTTTTACAGTTCTGTCAACATTTAATTCTGAATCACAAAGCAGGTCAATGGCCTATATTTATCAACATTTCGCGGTGAAATTCTATGGTGTACCATGGAATTTTAATACTTTTACAGCTCTGGCATGATCTTCGACCTGAGCAACTCAAGGTCCCTTGGCACAAGCTACTTTGGTTCCAAGCACATTCCCCCGATCGAGCTTCCTTTATTTCGTGACTTGCAATtctaagtttttttcgctgaatAAACTTTCAATTCTAAGTTGTCCACAAAGGAAAGGATTTCAAAAAAAGATTGCCTTAATGATTCGGAATTTTGTGTTTTCCTGCGTGCTAAAGTGAGTTCACTAAGCAGGTTTGGAATTCTATTTTGCTCTAAAGTAACTTATTCCGCGAAGATATGGCGACTGGCTGTCTTGTGGAAAAGTAAATCCTCAAGCACTATTGCCTTGATGATCTATAATTGTAAGTAATTTATTACTTATATGTATAATGCAATCACTTACCATCTCAAGCGAAGAGATGGCCGCATCTCCCCACACCAGCTGGCATACAGGAACCGTCTTTCTTCGCCGGAGCGATCTCCTCGCGACTCATCTCCATGCAAAGAGACCCAAGAAGTCCAATCATGATCATATCTCATGCTGCTGCATACAATAacttttatcatattttttctattattaagAGATGGCAAAAGCGTCGGTCCGTGTGGGATCCGCTGCTCCAGTCACGTGGCGTGTAGTAGGCTACATAAttactttatattttttttaaagaaaaagtgcggtacttattaaaaaaaaaaagtgttgaatCACAATGGCGATTTAATCAGAGACCGATCATTAAAAATCTGAATCCCTCTTTTTCTTCGATCCCTTTTCGAATGATGTGACGCCTATGTGACTTATATGAACCCATGTTAGAGACCTATTCCAGAGCCAATTGCTGGAGATGGCCTTACCCCTTGTTTGGATAGACAAGAATGGCGGGGGAAAAAGCAAATCCACGATTCTCCACTTCACTTCGAGTGGGACCCGCTAGTCCATGTTGGGGTCCACGTCAGCCGCTGCGGCGACCGCAAGTAGAAACGTCAAGCGGCGGCTGAGTCAGCTCCCAAATTTCAGTTCAGTACATCCACCCCACTCATCTTTGTCACATAACAGGCCATCTTCGACTGTTGGATCATTCTCCATCGCGGTGAAAAAAAGCACCGTGACGGAACTTCTTGGTCACTTTATCAACTCCCACCAGGGCAGAACCCTGATTCCACGCGCAGAACGTGTTGAATATCAGCCGTCCGTTTCAACGAACGCCGTCTGATCAAATCGGCCCCCGATTCGCTCTTACCCGCGGAGAGGTATAAAATACGTATTTCTCCTGGCCTGAACTGAAAATCAAAACAAGAGGCTTCTTCTtcgtcgtcttcttcttcttcttcttcttcttctcttcttcttctgctcaGAGAAAGGGGAGGGCGGCCGCCGCCGTAATCTTCGTCTTCCACCGGAGCTTGCAGCGTGGGAGGCGGAGACCTTAGAGCTCCTTGGGCCTTCGGCGGACCTCCATTTGCGTCGGCGGTGCGGACCTCTCTCCTCTCTGCCGAAACGAAAGCGAGTTTTCCCCCTGCATTTGGCTTCTCGGAGCTCGATCTCGAGGTGTGTTTCCGCGTCCGTGCTCCTCCTTATATCTCTTATTACCACCTCAATGCCTTTTCTCTTGCATCGTTACCTTCCCGTTCCTGCGGTATTGACTGTTTGAATGGGGACTGGGGCGCGTACggtcgttttttttttcctgcatTATCGTGCTGAATGCGCGCGGTAATGTTGTGTTTTCGATGCCGGGAAGTACCTGCGAGGGCAGAATCTGTTTAGCTTGTTAGATTTAGTCGTTGGAATGTCAATCAAATGCTGTTGCAGCTTTTGAATTTGCTTTGTCTTTTCTAGTGTTGTGTATTCGCTGTTCTTTTGATTGGTCGCTTTCATCGGATCATTTTGATCTTCCAGAGTAGAGTAACTCATTCGAGCAGTCGAATTTGCAGGAAGCTTTGAGGTTGAACTCGGAGCGCATATATCCCTATCAGTCGACACAATTTGATTATTGAAGCGGCGTTAATCCTTTTGTAGTTGCTATTCCAGCTCATTTGCTGAATTGACATGGCTGCAGCATTGCATTTCGGTGGGGTTAAGACACCCCCTTCTATAGCTGCAAAAGAAACTCTGCAGTCACAATCTCTATGGCCCCAGCAGCTTCGTTTTGCCACCTCTGTTGCATCGCGGCCATTTCTCTGTAGGAGCTTCAAAACTAGCTGCAGCAGCAGAGTTCTCAAAGTGAGTTGTGAGGCGGCAAATCTCGATGTACTAGAGAAAAATGTGACTGCGACTGTCAATGCTGGCAGCAGCGGGAGTCAGTTAACATGTGTGATGAAGTTTGGTGGGTCATCGGTTGCCTCATCTGAGAGGATGAGAGAGGTTGCGGATCTCATACTTAGCTTCCCAAATGAGAGGCCCGTGATTGTTCTATCTGCCATGGGAAAAACCACCAACAAACTTCTTTTGGTACATAATTTCTCATCTTGACTGTCCTTTGTCTTCTCTTTTTTGCATTCCTTAAGCGGTAAGTTGTTCACCAGATGCAATGCATCTGTTACAGGCTGGAGAAAAGGCTGTCACCTGTGGCGTCACGAACGTATCATGTATTGAGGAATTGAGCTTCATTAAGGATCTGCATATTAGGTAATGAACTAGTTTAACTAAAAGAATGGTAGAATGAGGACATGGTTCTCACACTCTCCatttcatctcttctttcagGACCATGAACGAGCTTGGAGTTGACAAGGCTATAATCGATAGTGAGTTGATATTACTGAATTAATATGTCAATTGCTGTCAGTGAAtaacatttaattttatttgagcCAGTGATTTGATTTTCTTCGTTGTGCTCTTTGCAAACGTTGTATAGAACACCTAGAAGATTTGGAACAACTCCTGAAGGGAATTGCTATGATGAAGGAGCTGACTCCACGGACAAGAGATTACCTAGTTTCATTTGGGGAGTGCATGTCCACAAGGATTTTTGCCGCATATATGAACACATTGGGAGTCAAAGCAAGACAAGTACGTTATCCAGCATTTTGGTCTGGTAGTTgggttttctttctctttttgggTTAAATTTGAGTAGATGAAGTAGTGGAAGATGCAAATTGATCATTGAAGGGCTCGTAGTTACTACGTACCAAGTATAAAGGCTTCATTCTGCATAACTAATGAAGACCATACTTGTGCCATGACCATGTATATGCTCCCTATTATTCCCTAAGTTCCTTATGATAGCAGATCTTCATGCtggtaattttcttttctcccaGTACGATGCCTTTGACATTGGCTTTATTACCACCGATGACTTCACAAATGCGGATATCTTGGAAGCAACTTACCCAGCTGTTGCAAAGAGGTTATATGATGATTGGATCAGCGATCCTGCAATACCAATTGTTACTGGTTTTCTTGGAAAGGTACCTTGTTTTTAGATATCTAATACATTTCAGCTTtccattttgaattttgactCAGATGAGGTTTTCTGGCCTCGGTTTGAATATGGCAGTAGGATTAACCTTCCTGCTCTTATCTATTTAGGGTTGGAGAACTTGTGCAGTGACTACTCTGGGTCGTGGTGGCAGTGATTTGACTGCTACAACTATTGGCAAAGCATTGGGCTTGCGAGAGATTCAGGTCAGTTAAGTGTTGTTTACTGCTTCTAAACTCTTTAATCTGGAGACCATAAACCTACAGGCAATGGAGTACCTGTGCATTTCatacatataaatttatttaattttgatagCCGCCTTAGTTATACAAGACATTTTTTCTTCCCTTTATTGAAATTATCACAGGTGTGGAAGGATGTTGACGGTGTTTTGACATGTGACCCGAACATATATCCAAATGCACATCCTGTCCCTTACTTGACATTTGACGAGGCAGCAGAACTTGCTTATTTTGGTGCTCAGGTATTGCTGAATATTTACATATCAGTCAATTGAGTTATGAAGCaagaaattgatttttacttGGATGTCTGGTTTATGAGGCAACAGATCAACCCTTAGCCTttgtctctttctttttctgctgTATCCTAAAGGTAAGAAAAAGCTTGGGCTCATGTGGGGTAGTTTATAGGCCAATCAGTCCCTCCGAATATTCTAAGAGGACGAATAAGATGGAGAATTATAGTCAAGATAAGTGCTTTTGTTTCTTGGTGATAGCGTCATCTGATTGAAGTCTCATTACATTTTTCAAGGTCCTGCATCCTCAATCCATGAGACCAGCTAGAGAAGGTGATATTCCGGTTAGAGTAAAAAATTCATACAATCGAAATGCATCAGGGACTTTGATAACCAAGACAAGGGACATGACCAAGGTATACGGATTGCAGCTATGCTTATCAAAAGGAAGATTATTTAAGTGAACTTCTAAAAGAGACAGAACTTAAATTTTCTTGCAGGCTGTTCTTACTAGTATTGTTTTGAAGCGAAATGTCACCACTTTAGACATTGTTAGCACTCGGATGCTTGGTTCATTTGGTTTCCTTGCCAAGGTAAAAGAGCAACATCCAGTTAACGACCCGGTGCTTGCTTTAGGTTTCTCATTCTAACAAATGTATGTTTTCTCGTCTTAATTTTTTGGTGCAGGTATTTTCCATCTTCGCTGATCTTGGTATATCCGTGGATGTTGTGGCTACAAGTGAAGTCAGCATTTCCTTGACATTGGACCCTTCAAAGCTCTGGAGCAGAGAATTAATTCAGCAGGCAAGTGTATGATCCCTTATTCCTGGGCTACCGAGTTATTGACCCCGAAGTCCTCAGCATCACCTTCTCAACCCCGAAACTTCTCAGCCTGAGATTAATCTTGGATTAAAGAGTAGAGTCAGAGATACTTCTGATCTTCCAACTTTTCTATAGCATTTCGTGGCTCACAAGCATCTTAGACTAGTATGACATTCTGCAGTAGGACTCTCGTGTCGAGGCCTTCAACCTTTCATCATCCAAACCACGTGTTCTCTTCATGCAGGAGCTTGACCATGTGGTTGAAGAACTCGAGAAAATTGCTGTAGTCAATCTTCTCCAGAAGAGATCCATTATCTCCCTTATTGGCAATGTGCAACGGTCGTCACTGATATTGGAGAAGGTATCCTCATCCCGCCTCGCTCTTGCAATGAATAGAAGGTGTCTTTTAAACGGCCTTTATTAACGGGGTTGCTTTTTACGACAGGCATTCCGTGTCCTCCGAAGTCTTGGAGTTAATGTGCAGATGATCTCTCAGGGTGCATCTAAGGTATCTCTTTGCACAATGTCACTCATTTTCAATCCTGTTTTCTCAAATCTCAAGTTCTGGTTAtcattcattaatttaatgtCTGAGCCTATACCAACAAAGAGCTGATCTTAAactgaatttattttattaggtCAATATCTCAT from Punica granatum isolate Tunisia-2019 chromosome 2, ASM765513v2, whole genome shotgun sequence includes the following:
- the LOC116196935 gene encoding aspartokinase 2, chloroplastic isoform X2; translation: MAAALHFGGVKTPPSIAAKETLQSQSLWPQQLRFATSVASRPFLCRSFKTSCSSRVLKVSCEAANLDVLEKNVTATVNAGSSGSQLTCVMKFGGSSVASSERMREVADLILSFPNERPVIVLSAMGKTTNKLLLAGEKAVTCGVTNVSCIEELSFIKDLHIRTMNELGVDKAIIDKHLEDLEQLLKGIAMMKELTPRTRDYLVSFGECMSTRIFAAYMNTLGVKARQYDAFDIGFITTDDFTNADILEATYPAVAKRLYDDWISDPAIPIVTGFLGKGWRTCAVTTLGRGGSDLTATTIGKALGLREIQVWKDVDGVLTCDPNIYPNAHPVPYLTFDEAAELAYFGAQVLHPQSMRPAREGDIPVRVKNSYNRNASGTLITKTRDMTKAVLTSIVLKRNVTTLDIVSTRMLGSFGFLAKVFSIFADLGISVDVVATSEVSISLTLDPSKLWSRELIQQELDHVVEELEKIAVVNLLQKRSIISLIGNVQRSSLILEKAFRVLRSLGVNVQMISQGASKVNISLVVDDDEAEQCVRALHSAFFENDLPELVIDRGNGKGNGSPSGL
- the LOC116196935 gene encoding aspartokinase 2, chloroplastic isoform X1, with product MAAALHFGGVKTPPSIAAKETLQSQSLWPQQLRFATSVASRPFLCRSFKTSCSSRVLKVSCEAANLDVLEKNVTATVNAGSSGSQLTCVMKFGGSSVASSERMREVADLILSFPNERPVIVLSAMGKTTNKLLLAGEKAVTCGVTNVSCIEELSFIKDLHIRTMNELGVDKAIIDKHLEDLEQLLKGIAMMKELTPRTRDYLVSFGECMSTRIFAAYMNTLGVKARQYDAFDIGFITTDDFTNADILEATYPAVAKRLYDDWISDPAIPIVTGFLGKGWRTCAVTTLGRGGSDLTATTIGKALGLREIQVWKDVDGVLTCDPNIYPNAHPVPYLTFDEAAELAYFGAQVLHPQSMRPAREGDIPVRVKNSYNRNASGTLITKTRDMTKAVLTSIVLKRNVTTLDIVSTRMLGSFGFLAKVFSIFADLGISVDVVATSEVSISLTLDPSKLWSRELIQQASELDHVVEELEKIAVVNLLQKRSIISLIGNVQRSSLILEKAFRVLRSLGVNVQMISQGASKVNISLVVDDDEAEQCVRALHSAFFENDLPELVIDRGNGKGNGSPSGL